A region of Thermococcus barossii DNA encodes the following proteins:
- the asnS gene encoding asparagine--tRNA ligase → MIDKVYCADVRPDMEGKRVKLAGWVYRKREVGKKVFIVLRDSSGIIQTIFKKELSEEAYAEAKKVGIESSVIIEGVVKADPRAPTGVEVQADRIEIIQNVDFFPITKDASDEFLLDVRHLHLHSPKVASVMKVKATMMQAAREWLLQDGWYEVFPPILVTGAVEGGATLFKLKYFDKTAYLSQSAQLYLEAAIFGLEKVWSLTPSFRAEKSRTRRHLTEFWHLELEAAWMDLWDIMKVEEELVSYMVQRTLELRRGDIETFRKDFTTLKNTAPPFPRISYDEAIDILQSKGVQIEWGEDMGADEERILTQEFESPFFVYGYPKHIKAFYMKEDPEDPRKVLAADMLAPEGYGEVIGGSQREDDYDKLVQRILDEGMDPKDYEWYLDLRKYGSVPHSGFGLGLERLVAWVLKLDHVRWATLFPRTPSRLYP, encoded by the coding sequence ATGATTGATAAGGTTTACTGCGCCGATGTTCGGCCCGATATGGAAGGCAAACGCGTTAAACTCGCCGGATGGGTTTACAGGAAGAGAGAGGTCGGAAAGAAGGTGTTCATAGTCCTCCGCGACTCAAGCGGGATAATCCAAACGATATTCAAGAAGGAGCTTAGTGAGGAAGCCTACGCCGAGGCAAAAAAAGTTGGGATAGAGTCCAGCGTGATAATCGAGGGTGTGGTTAAGGCCGACCCACGCGCACCAACCGGGGTGGAGGTTCAGGCAGATAGGATAGAGATCATCCAGAACGTGGACTTCTTCCCGATAACGAAGGACGCGAGCGACGAGTTCCTGCTGGATGTCAGGCACCTGCACCTGCACTCACCGAAGGTTGCCAGCGTAATGAAGGTCAAGGCGACGATGATGCAGGCCGCTCGCGAGTGGCTCCTCCAGGACGGCTGGTACGAGGTCTTTCCCCCAATACTCGTCACCGGTGCCGTCGAGGGCGGCGCGACCCTCTTCAAGCTCAAGTACTTCGACAAGACCGCCTACCTCAGCCAGTCGGCCCAGCTCTACCTTGAGGCTGCCATCTTCGGCCTCGAAAAGGTCTGGTCGCTAACTCCGAGCTTCAGGGCCGAGAAGAGCAGGACGAGGAGACACCTCACCGAGTTCTGGCACCTGGAGCTTGAGGCCGCCTGGATGGACCTCTGGGACATCATGAAGGTGGAGGAGGAGCTGGTCAGCTACATGGTGCAGAGGACGCTTGAGCTCAGGAGGGGCGACATCGAGACCTTCAGGAAGGACTTCACCACGCTCAAGAACACGGCCCCGCCCTTCCCGCGGATAAGCTACGATGAAGCAATCGACATACTCCAGAGCAAGGGAGTTCAGATAGAGTGGGGCGAGGACATGGGCGCCGACGAGGAGAGGATTTTAACGCAGGAGTTCGAGAGCCCCTTCTTCGTCTACGGCTATCCGAAGCACATCAAGGCCTTCTACATGAAGGAGGACCCGGAGGACCCGAGGAAGGTTCTTGCCGCCGACATGCTCGCGCCGGAAGGCTACGGCGAGGTCATCGGCGGCTCACAGCGTGAGGACGACTACGACAAGCTCGTGCAGAGGATTCTCGACGAGGGAATGGATCCGAAGGACTACGAGTGGTACCTCGACCTGAGGAAGTACGGCTCTGTTCCGCACAGCGGTTTCGGCCTCGGCCTTGAGAGGCTCGTCGCCTGGGTGCTGAAGCTCGACCATGTCCGCTGGGCCACGCTCTTCCCGAGGACGCCGAGCAGGCTGTATCCGTAG